The following coding sequences are from one Thermoanaerobaculia bacterium window:
- a CDS encoding oxidoreductase gives MPRLFDPFTLRGTAFRHRVFVSPMCQYSSRDGMPNAWHFVHLGSRAVGGAALVMVEATAVSPEGRITPADSGLWSPDQAKAFRPLVEFMEARGAVPGIQLAHAGRKASTRVPWEGGAPLAADEGAWETLAPSAIPFGRYPAPRGLSAGEIDAIVHDFAGSAKLALAAGFRVVELHMAHGYLLHEFLSPLANRRGDEYGGSFENRARLPLRVAAAVREIWPPELPLFARISATDWADGGWTPEDS, from the coding sequence ATGCCTCGACTGTTCGATCCGTTCACATTGCGCGGGACGGCGTTCCGTCACCGCGTCTTCGTGTCGCCGATGTGCCAGTACTCGAGCCGCGACGGGATGCCGAACGCCTGGCATTTCGTGCACCTCGGGAGCCGCGCCGTCGGGGGCGCCGCGCTCGTGATGGTCGAGGCGACGGCCGTGTCGCCCGAGGGGCGCATCACTCCCGCGGACAGCGGGCTCTGGTCCCCGGATCAGGCGAAGGCGTTCCGTCCGCTCGTCGAATTCATGGAGGCTCGCGGCGCCGTCCCCGGCATCCAGCTCGCCCACGCCGGACGCAAGGCTTCGACGCGCGTCCCCTGGGAGGGGGGCGCGCCGCTCGCGGCGGACGAAGGAGCGTGGGAGACGCTCGCGCCGAGCGCGATTCCGTTCGGACGATATCCGGCGCCGCGGGGGCTCTCCGCGGGGGAGATCGACGCGATCGTCCACGACTTCGCCGGCTCGGCGAAGCTCGCTCTCGCCGCCGGCTTCCGCGTCGTGGAGCTGCACATGGCGCACGGGTATCTGCTGCACGAGTTCCTCTCTCCGCTCGCCAACCGCCGCGGCGACGAGTACGGAGGGAGCTTCGAGAACCGCGCGCGCCTGCCGCTCCGGGTCGCGGCGGCGGTCCGCGAGATCTGGCCGCCGGAGCTCCCCCTCTTCGCGCGAATCTCGGCGACCGACTGGGCGGACGGCGGCTGGACGCCCGAAGACTCCG